The sequence TCATCATCTATATAAATATTATTTTTTATTATAATATCAACAAAAAATCTAAGTATATATTCTTTACTTTTATCCTTTAATAAATAATATATAAAATAGGTAGGATTAATAATTAATGATTTTTCAAAGAAAAAATTAAGACTGTCTAAAAATAATTTTTTTTCATCATCATTCATTTTCAAATTCAATATATCTTCATTATTTAAAATAACAAATAAAAAATTAAATTCTTTTGTATTTAATAAATAATTTTCCCAAAATTCTTTATTCAACAAAATTTTTTTAATTAAAAAAGCATATTCCAAATTTGATAAATTTATTTCTTCAAAATCATATCCATATATTGTATTATAAATATTTAACAAATATAATAATCTAGCGTCTTCTTGATTAATATAGCTTTTTTCAATATACCAATATTTTAAATTTTTTTCAAACACAAAATCATATATTTTCTTTTGAATTTCAGGAGAAAAAGATAGATTATATTTACAAATATTAATTATATGATTTTTAAAAATTTCTGGTATATTTACAAAAAATTTATCTTTTTTATTATCTAAAAAGAAAAAATTAATAAAATTAGTTTCATATAATTTAATTATTTCCTTATAATTTAATTTAATCACCCCCTAATTATTTTATTATACCATACAAAAAACTAAAATAAAACCCTATATTTTAAGATATTATTTTTGAATTTAAAATATTTTTTTGTTCATAATAAAACAACTTATCAATTATTTTTGATTCTATATAATTTATGTTTTTTGAGTTAGGCAATAATTCATAAACCCCATATTTATTTGTTTTATTAGAATATACTCGAGAACCATATCCAACAACCATTTGACCTTTACCTAATAATTCAATAACATAATCATTCATAACTATTTTTCTTTTATTGAAAATTTTATTTGTAACAAAAAATATATGATATCCTCCGCTTACAGTTTTTTGAATAAAAGGATTTTTTAATTTCAAATAATTAATAATATTTTTTAATAAGTCATTTTTAATATTATCATATACATCAATGTCTATTACATGAAAATATAAGTTATCTTTAATTTTTACTCCTGTTAATAAACCATATCCTGTAATTTTTTCAAAATCTTTTTCATTATATGTATAATGAGGCCAATCATTAAAGATTGGCCTTTTTTGATAATTATATAATGGAATGACTCTAAAATAATTTCTTTTCCATATTTCTACAATTTTAATTAATTTTTCATTATTCATAATTGTTCTCCATACACAGCATTTAATGATTTATAAAATGTAATTTTATGACTATGTTTTTTAAAATTAATATGTTGTCCTATTTCTTTCAATTCTTCATATGGAATTCCTATCCTTTTTGCTTCTTCAAAAATAGTATAAATATTTTCATTAGGTAATAAACCTGTTCTTACCATATATCTAAGATGTTTTTTTAAATAGTTATAAGATCCTCTATATTGTGGTGGAATATTAGAAATTTCTTTTTTTGATTCTTGATATATAAGCATTCCTCCAAAAACTATTAAGCCAATTGAAGCAGAAATTAATACTGTATCACTTGTAATAAAATCAAAAAAATCTTTCAATATATTTTTTTTCACATCCATTCCTCCTTTCAATTAAAATAAATATTTTTATTCAAATTAATAACAGACATTTAATTATATATCAATATAAAAAATGGGGATAACCCCCATTTAATAATTATTTATAACTATAAATATACTTTATTTATATATTATTGTATTTTGCAAATCAATTATGGATCTTTCTAATTTTACTTGACAAAAAAAGAGAAATATATTATTACTCCTGATTTTAAATAAAAATATAAAAAATTTTCAAATAACTTTGGAAAGAACCACTTTTAGTATACAAAATACATTTAAAGTAGAAGGGTTTCCATACCTCATAGGTAGATTAAAA is a genomic window of Marinitoga litoralis containing:
- a CDS encoding bifunctional DNA primase/polymerase, with protein sequence MNNEKLIKIVEIWKRNYFRVIPLYNYQKRPIFNDWPHYTYNEKDFEKITGYGLLTGVKIKDNLYFHVIDIDVYDNIKNDLLKNIINYLKLKNPFIQKTVSGGYHIFFVTNKIFNKRKIVMNDYVIELLGKGQMVVGYGSRVYSNKTNKYGVYELLPNSKNINYIESKIIDKLFYYEQKNILNSKIIS